CCCAAGGCCCGCGCTCAGCGCGTAGCCCAGCACCACCCGGACGAGCAGCCCCAGCTCTCCGAAGCGGTAGGTGATGAGGTAGGCGATGCCGGTGATGAGGGCCACGATGCCCAGGCGGCTCAGCCAGTACGTGCCCAGGTGGGCTTCCAGGTCCGCGCGGGCCGGCGCCTCGGGCACGGGCGCGGAAGCCTCGGCGGGGGGGGGCGTGGGCAGGGCGCGGAGCCCCGGGGCCTCCAGCTGCTGGAGCCGGGCTTCCAGCGACGTGACGAGTTGCTCCAGGCGCTGAACGCGCTCCCGCAGCGGCCCCTCTTCCTGCTCTGCGTTCATGCCCCCTCCCGGTGCGAACCCAAGGGGGCGGATTGGACCATCCCCCTGTCCAACACACCACGGCGGCCTCGGCGAGTGTGCCCGTAAAGCTTGAGAATCATTGAAGAGTCAACGGCTGAGCATGTCAGACCGTCAGGTTATTCGGACCCTCTTCGACCAAGCACGCGGGGTGGGTTCATGCGCCGGGTTTCCAAGTCTTTCATTGCCCTGATGGTCTGCGCCGGGATGTTCTCGTGTGGCTCGGGACGCGAGCCGGACGGGCTCGCCGGGGCGCCGCTCCTGTCGGCTCCCCGGAAGCGGCTGCCCTTCGTCCAACTGGCGGATGGGCGGGTGCTGGCGGCCGGAGGCCACGACGGCCTGCGGACCCTCTCGTCGTGCGAGCTGTTTGATCCGGCCCTGGGGACGTGGAGCGCCACGGGCTCCCTGCGGACCGCGCGGCGCAACCACGCCGCGGCGGTGCTGGCGGATGGGCGGGTGCTGGTGGTGGGCGGCTCGCCCTCGCAGCCCGTCGGCGCGCTGGCGAGCACCGAAATCTATGATCCGGCCACGGGCGTGTGGTCACCCGCCGCGCCGCTCTCGGTGCCCCGCGTGGATCCGACGGTGGTGACGCTGGCGGATGGGCGGGTGCTGGTGGTGGGTGGCTCGGACGTGGATCAACGCTCCCTGCGCTCGGCCGAGTGGTTCGACCCGGCCACGGGCACCTGGCATGCGGCGGAGACGCCGGGCTGGGGCCACGGCGGCGCGCAGGCGGCGGTGGTGCTGGCGGACGGACGGGTGCTCTTCGTGAGCGGCCTGCAGGCGGAGCTGTACGAGCCCGCCACGGGCCACTGGACGAAGGCGGGGCCCGCCGGGGGCGCCGCGGGCACCCACCGCATGGGCCACACGGTGACGCGGCTGGGGGATGGGCGGGTGCTGGTGGTGGGCGGCACCACCTCGCGCGCTGCGGAGACGGCGGAGCTGTTCGAGCCCGCCACGGGACAGTGGACGCTCGCGGCGGCCCCACGCACGCCCCGCGAGGGCCACGGGGCCCTGCTCACCGGAGACGGGGACGTGCTGGTGGTAGGCGGCTATCACTTCGCCTCGGGGACGCTCGCCTCGGCGGAGCGCTTCGAGCCCGTCTCGGGCACCTGGCACCCGGTGAACGCGCTCCAGGAGCCCCGCCAGGGCGCGGGACTGCTGCGGCTGCCGGGCAACGCGGTGCTGGTGGTGGGCGGCTTCAACGACGCGGTGGAGACACTCGCCAGCAGCGAGCGGTACGTGCCCGGCGGGGACTGAAAACCGCCCGCGCCGGAGGGGAGGGGCCGTGCCATGCTGCCCGGCCATGCGCCTCCGGTCCCTCCCGTTGCTCCTTGCCGCATTGATGGTGTCCTCGGCCTGCGCCACCCCGGGCGCAAGGCCCGCTGCCGGGGAGGGCGCGCCTCCCGCGCGTCCCTTCGGCACCCTTGAGGCGCAGGCGCGGCGTCAGCAGGCGTGGCTGCGCGAGCGGCTGGAGGTGGCGCTCCCGCAGCTCATGCGCCAGCACGGCATCGAGCTGTGGGTGGTGCCGATGCGCGAGTACAACGAGGACCCTGTCTTCAAGGCCCTGGTCTCCGCCACCACGTTCGCGGCTCGCCGCCGCACCATCTATGTCTTCCACGACCGGGGGGCGCAGCTGGGCGTGTCCCGCATCGCGCTGGGCGGCAACGCCCAGGGCGGGCTGTACGAGCTGCGGCGTCCCACGCAGCAGGTGGAGGGCGGGGGCAGGGCGGTGGAGCCCTGGGGGCCGGACCAGTGGCAGATGCTCAAGCAGCTCCTGGAGGAGCGCCAGCCCCGCACCGTGGCCATCAACGTCTCGCGCGTCTTCGCCTTCGCGGACGGGCTGACCCACGGTGAGTACGAGGGCATGGTGGAGGCCCTGGGGCCCGAGTGGGCCTCGCGCCTCAAGCCCTCCGGGGGGCTGCCGGTGGACCTGCTGGCGTGGCGGAGCGAGGACGAGGCGCGCTTCTTCGCGGAGGAGAACCGGCTCGCGTGGGACATCATCCAGACGGCCTTCTCCAACGAAGTCATTACCCCGGGCACCACGCGCGTCCGGGAGGTGGAGTGGTGGATGGTCCAGCGGCTGAATGACCTGGGGCTGGCCACGTGGTTCCACCCCTCGGTGAGCGTGCAGCGGCAGGGGGCGGGGGAGGCGCAGCTCGGCGAGGATCCGGTCATCCAGCGGGGGGACGTGCTGCACTGTGACTTCGGCATCACCGCGCTGCGGCTCAACACGGACACCCAGCACATGGGCTACGTGCTGCGCGAGGGCGAGACGCAGGTGCCCGAGGGGCTGAAGGGGGCCCTGGCGCGCTCCAACCGGCTGCAGGACATCGTGGTGGAGGAGCTGCGGCCGGGCCGCACGGGCAACGAGGTGCTGGCCGCCTCGCTCGCCCGCATGCGGGCAGAGGGCATCGAGGGCACCATCTACTCCCACCCGGTGGGGCTGCACGGCCATGGCGCGGGGGCCATGGTGGGGCTGTGGGACCGGCAGGAGGGGGTGCCCGGCAATGGCGACCACCGCATCCTCCCGGCCATGTGGTACTCCATCGAGCTGCAGGCCACCTCGCCCGTGGCGGAGTGGGGCGGCCAGAAGGTGCGCTCGGCCCAGGAGGAGGACGTCATCCTCGGCGCCGATGGCCAGGTGCGCTGGGCGTGGAAGCGCCAGACGGCCTTCCACGTGGTGCGCTAGTGCATCCGGGGCGGGCCTGCGAAGCGGTGGACGAGCTCCAGCACCGCGGCGATGCCGAAGGGCTTCGGCAGGAAGGCCGCGCACGGCAGGTGCTTCCAGAGAGAGAAGGGGCTCGCGCTCATCATCACCACGGGGATGTCCCGCAGGTGGGGCGCGGCCTGCATCAGCGCCAGCAGCGCGGGGCCGTTCAGCACCGGCATCATGTGGTCGAGCAACACCAGCGCGGGGCGCTCGGTCTCCATGCGATCGAACGCCTGCCGCCCGTTGCTCGCGATGACCGTCCGGTACCCTTCATCCGCGAGCAAGTCCCGGAGGGCCTCGACGATGCCAAACTCGTCATCGACGATGAGGATGGGACCCATGCCTACGCGCCTCTGCGTCCACGGGGGCTCTTGCGGGAAGGCACTCCCGCGGGGGACCGGGCCATGCCCGTCATGAGCATCTGCGCGTCCTCGAAGGAGGAGCCCACCGTCAGCCCCTGGCCGTTGATGAGCAGCTCGCGCACGGTGCCGTCGTAGCCGCTGTTGCGCTCCTTGAGGATGGAAATGAAGCGGCGCAGCTCGGAGTGCAGCTCCACCGAGCGCAGGAAGAGAATGTTCTCCGCCATCATGGAGATGCCCCGCGTGGGGAACTTCACTTCCGGGCCGAAAGCGGAGGCCGTCTCCACCGTGAACAGCAGGGTGACGCCTCTCACCCGGCACTCGTTGACCAGCGCCGCCAGGAAGCGCGCCACCCGGGATTGGCGGACGGCGGCCTTGGTCAGGGCATCATAGCCATCCAGGAAGATGCGCCGGGCCCCCCGCGTGCGGATGGCCTCCAGCATCTGCGCGCCGAGCTTGTCGAGGAGAGTCTCGGTGGGAGCCCGGAAGCTCACCTCGAGGAGCCCCTGGTCGATGAGCGGCGCGAGCTCGAGGCCCACGCTGGCCGTCTGGGCCAGCATGCGCCGGGGCGCGTCGTAGAAGGCGAAGTAGTGGCCCCGGTCCCCCTTGCGGGCCCCCTCGGCCAGGAAGTGCATGCCGAGCAGTGTCTTTCCGCTGCCAGGGGGACCGAGCAGGATGGTCGTGGAGCCCATGGGCAGGCCGCCGGCCAGCATCGTGTCCAGTCCGGCGATCCCGAAGGCGCAGCGGGCCTCTCCCGTATGGGCAGAGGGCGCATTCACCTCCGCGACGGTCTCCAGCCGCGGAAAGACCTCGAGCCCCCGGGAGGTGATTTCGAAGCTGTGCCGCCCGAGCAGGTGGGGGCTGCCCCGGAACTTGCGGACGAGCAGCTCGCGAATCGTGCGCGCGCCCACGGTCCGCTGCTTCAGGATGAGCAAGCCATCCACCATGGTGTGCTCGGCCCGGAGGCCCTGCCCTCCGCCCGTGGTGAGCACCAGCGCCGTGCACCCTACGAGTTGGGTCACCACCTGGAGCCCGTGGATGAACTTCTTGAGCGCCTGAGGCGAAGGGGCCATCTCCTCCGCGGCCACCAGCCCGTCGAGCACGAGCAGCGAGATGCGCTGGCTGCGGATCTCCTTGCGCAGGAGCGTGCCCAGGCCCTCCAGCCCCTCCTGCTCCAACTCGTTGAAGGCGCTCAGGTACGAGATGGCGTCCGGGAGCCGCGAGGCGTCGAAGAACGAGAGCGAGTTGAGGTTGCTGACCAGCTCCGTGTGCGACTCGGCCAGCAGCGTGACGTAGAGTACCCGCCCTCCCTGGGTGGCATGGTGGAAGCACGCCTGGTTGGCGAGGATGGTCTTCCCCGCGCCCGGCAGGCCCATCACCATGTAGGTGCGCCCTGTGCGGAACCCGCCGCTGAGCACCGTATCGAGGCCGGGGATGCCCGTGGGAATCCGCTCTGCTGGGCGTGCACTGCTATCGGTCATCGCGCATTCCCCTGAGGGGGCTCCCGGGAGGGGGGGAGAGAGGCCCCACCTGGAAGTGCCTTAGCCCAGAAGTCCTACCGCGTGAAGCGGACTTGGGGCCAAGCGCGCCCGGGGTCCCGCCGCCAGCGTGGGCGGCGGGCCGGGTTCCGCCGTGGGCTAGCGGTAATCCCACTTCTGGTTGGCGGCGCCGTTGCAATCCCAGAGGTGCAGCTTGGCGCCGCTGGCCGAGCTGACATCCTTGATGTCCACGCACTTGTTGGCCAGGTAGCTGACCAGGTCACCCGCGCCGCTGAGCACGAAGTCCTGGGCGCGGTTGCCATTGCAGCTGACGAGCTGGATGGGCGTGCCGTTGGCCGTGGAGGCGTTGGCGACGTCCACGCACTTGCCGCCGATCTGCAGCGTGCTGCCCACCCAGGTGAACTTCTGGGCGTTGGTGCCGTTGCAGTCCCACATCTGGAGCTGCACGCCGTCGGAGAAGTTGGAGTTGGGCACGTCGATGCACTTGCCGTTGAGGCGCGAGACGAACCCCTTGCCGCCGCCGCCACCGCCGTTCGTCGTGAGCGACAGGCCGTAGACGCTCAGGATGGGGTTGAGCGGCTGGAAGAACGTGGTGCCGCCCGAGGTGCAGTTGCCCGAGCCGCCCGACGTCACGCCCTGGGCCTGGTTGCCGGAGAGCCACGAGCCGCCCGAGTCACCGCCCTCGGCGCAGACGTTGGTCTGGGTGAGGCCGTAGACGGGGCCGTTGGAGTAGTTGACGGTGACGTTCTTGGCCTGGATGGCGCCGCAGCGCTTGCCGGTGGTGGAGCCGGAGCGGCAGATGGAGGCGCCGATGCCCGCCTCGCTGGAGCCGGAGACGACGTCATTGCCGCCCGCGTAGTTGTTGACCCACGGCTGCGAGGCCCAGGAGCCGTTGGTCTGCACCCAGCCGTAGTCGTTGCCGGGGAAGCTCGAGCCGCGGACGGTGCCCTGTGCCACGCGGTTGTGGCCGGAGGTGGTGGTGCCCACGCCGCCGCAGTGGCCCGCGGTGACGAAGCCGCCGTTGACGGCGAAGCCAATCGAACAGCGCGCGTTGCCGGGGTAGTAGGCATCTCCGCCGCGCGTGTCGTACAGCGGCCGGGGCGCTTCGGCGGAACGGACCACGCGGATGGTGCCGTCCTTCGCGCCGCTCGTGCGGGCGATGAAGTTCTCGGCCTGGAACTTGGACATGACCGAGTCCGCGGCGGTCACGACGACGCTGTTGGTGGGCAGGTCGACGTACCAGGTGTGGATGGAGGACGCGGAGGCGTTCGCGGCGTTGCGGTCCAGCTCATCCATCACGCGGTCGAGCTGCGCCTTGCTGCGGGCCACGCGGCGGGGCTCGGCTCCCGCGAGGCGCACCAGGGCGGCGCTGGCCTCGTCGGTGACGCCGACGATGAGCTGGGAGCCGTCCTCATTCAGCCAGGCGCCCCCGAAGGTGCTGCCCAGCTCCTGGCTCAGCCGGAGCTCGACGCGGGCGGCGGTCGCCTCGAACGCCAGCCGGCGGTGAATCTGCTCCTCGGAGAGGCCCAGGTCCCGCTGCATCGCGGAGAGCATCGACGGGGACACGTCCTGCGCGGCCACGGTCTGGCCGGTAGGGGCCGCCTCGGCGGTGGCAGGCAGGCCATGGGCGGTGGCCAGGCCCGCGAACAGGGCCGTCACGGTGGAGAGCGTGTGAAGCTTTCGGGTCATGAATGTCTCGGGGATAGGGGTGAACCGCCCCGGGCTTTTGCATGGCGCTTGCCAAGGCACCACCCGTCCGGGGCTTTCAGGTCAAACAAGCAATTCCAGGAGCTTGCGTCCAGCCTGAACTGAACGTGAAAGCGGCTTGGCCTCCGGGGCTGGTGACTGCGGTCACCACCTGGTGACGGGAGTCACCACCGGGAGCGCGTCACAGGGCGGAGGCGAACCGCGCGGCGATGGGCACGGCGACGCGGCCTCCCACCCCGCCGCCCTCCACGAGGACGGAGAAGCCGATGCCGTGGTGAAAGCCGATGAACCACGCGTGCGTCGCGGGTGGGGTACCGGTGCCGAACTCGGCGGTGCCCGTCTTGCCGGCCATGCCCTCGATGCTGGCGGCGGCCTTGCCCGAGCCCTCGGTGACCACGGCGCGCATCAACGAGCGCAAGGGGGCGCGGGTGCCCGCGGCCAGCGTGGCGCTGGGGCCCTTTTCGCCGTCCGCCACGAGGAAGGGGGCGGACCAGCGGCCCGACTCGGCGGCGGCGGCGACGGAGGCCATGTGCAGCGGCGTGGCCAGCACGCGTCCCTGGCCAATGGCGGCGGCGGCCTGCTCCACCGCATCCCGGGGCGGGGGAAACGAGGCGCCCGGAGAGGGCAGCCCGGGCTGGTAGGGCACGTCGAACCCGAAGCGGCGGGCCGCTGCCTCCAGCGCCCCAGGCTTGAGCGCGGCGGCGAGCATCACGAAGGTGGTGTTGCACGAGTGGGCGAACGCCACGCGCAGGCGGGTCTCTCCAAAGGACTCGCCCTCGAAGTTGCGGAACGGCCTGCCCCCGGCCACCACGGAGGGCGGGCACACCACGCGGCTCTCCACGCCCACGCCCGTGGCGAGCACCGCTTCGGCCGTGACGGTCTTGAACGTGGAGCCGGGCGGGTAACGGCCGGCGAAGGCCCGGTTCAAGGGCTGTTCGAGCGGCCGGCTGGCCACGGCCAGGATGGCGCCCGTGCGGCTGTCCACGGCGACGAGGGCCGCGGGCTGGAGCACCCCTTCGAGCGCGGCCTCCGCGGCGGCCTGCACCTCGGGCAGGAGGGTGGTCTGAAGCGGGAGGCCCGGAGTCCCCTCGAAGCGGTGCAGGACGCGCGCCTGGCCGGAAGGAAGCTGCAGCCGCACCTCGCCCGAGGGGACTCCCGCGAGCTGCGGTTCATGCGCCAGCTCCAGCCCGGACAGGCCCACGAGGTCTCCCGGCTGATAGGTGGGGCCCAGCCGCGGGAGCAGCTCGGCCGTCACCTCGCCCACCCGGCCCAGGGTGTGGGCGGCGAAGCCCTCCGCGGGGGTGAGCCGGGCCGTCTTGCGGCGGAAGAAGATGCCCGGCACGGGGGCCAGCACGGGCCGCACTTGCTGATAGCGCTCGGGGCGCACGTCGATGAGGGGCAGAAAGCGCTCGGGCGCCACGCCGGGGGCGGTCAGCGCCTTCTGGAACCGGGCGGGCTCGAGCCCCACCTGCTCCTGGAGCGCGAGGGCCACGGCGGCGCGGTTCTGGATGCGCCGGGGCTCGACGCCAAGGGTGATGACGTCGCCCACGTGGGTGAGGGGCTGGCCCCGGGCATCGAGGATGTCCGCGCGCTCCGGGCGTGTCCGGAGCCGGGAGAAGCGGCTGCCCTCGCGCGCCTCGGGGTGCAGCACGGCGGGGGACCAGCGCACCCACCAGCGCCCCTGGTGCCGCACGAAGCGCAGCGTGCTGGCCACCTCCCACTCCCCCAGCCCCTGCAAGAGGTGGACGGCGCGGAAGGAGGCCACCGCGCCCTCGTCCTGGAGCTCGACGCGGCCCAACTGGAAGCGGGAGGAGAGGATGCGCAGCTCGCTCTGGAACCGCCGGTGCTGCTCCTCCAGGGTGGCGGGAGGCTGGGCCACCTGGCGCTTCAAGGCGGCGAAGTCCCCCGCGGCCCACGCTTGCAGATAGGCCTGGGCCTCTTCGCGCGGACCCTCGCCGGGTGTGCTCCGGACGGAGACACACCCGGCCAGGAACACGGCCGCCACAGCACAAGCCTCGACCCTCCACCCTCTCCGTGACACGCGCCCCACTGTGCGGGCTGGCTCCCGCGAGTCAATAAATGGGGTGGCCCTCCCGCGCTGCGGCCTGCTCGCGCGCGAGCGAGCGGTCCAGCACGAAGTTCCCGAACGGGATCAGGGACGCACCGAAGGCGGCGAGCGACCGGCGAAGCGGCCAGCGGTGCTCGGTGGCCACGCGGAACAGCGCGGAGACGAAGGCGAGAAAGAGAATCCCATGGACACTGCCCGCGATACGGACCGCGACGGGCAGTGCCAGGAAGTACTTGAGCGGCATCGCGAGGAAGAGCAGGGCGAGGAACGACAGCCCTTCCAGCAGCCCGATGAGGCGCAAGGCGCGAAGCGCGTTCATCGTCCCACCATGGACCACGTGGGCCGGAAGACCATCAGGCCCAGCACCAGGAGGAGAGGGCCAAAGGCCGCGGCGAACGCTCCCAGGGTCCTCCGTCCGCGCGAGACGCTGTGGACGAGGGCGAGCTGGGACACCAGGGACAGGAGGAGCCCTCCGAGGATCCACAGCTCGGTCAGGGGGAGGATCAACTGCGTGGTCAGCAGGTAGCCCGCGAGCCACGTGAGGACGAGCCCGGGGGAGGCGATGGCGTGGACGGCGCGCTTGCGGTCGGCGGGTACCGTGGCCGCGAAGCCACCGATGAGGCCGCCTCCATAAAGGATGACGCCCACGAACTTGAGCACGAGCAGGAGCCGGTAGGTGACCATGGCGAGGGGGCGGGCTCAGATGGGAAGGGGCGAGGGGCCCTGGGCGCGCCACACCGTGCCGCGGCGCTCGTGCTCGAACAGGGCCTCGAGGGCGTGGGCGATGCGCGGGCCCAACTCGCGCTCGACGAGGTGCAGGCCGAGGTCGAGCCCCGACGTCACGCCGCCCGCCGTCACGAGGTTGCCGTCATCGACGACCCGCGCCGGGATGGCGATGGCACCTGCCGCCGCGAGCGCCGGCATGGCCGCGGAATGGGTGACGGCGTGCCTGCCGGTCAGCAGGCCGGCCATGGCGAGCAGGAGCGAGCCGCCGCAGACCGTTGCCACCGTCAGGCCGGGCGTGTCGAGCGCGGCCCGGAACACGCCGGGCAGCCGGGTCTCCAGCGCGCGCTTCATGAGGGAGGTGGTCGTTCCGGGGCCATCGCCCTGCATGGGGCCGGCGACGCCGGGCACCACGAGCAGGCGGGCCCGCCGCGGATCCACCGTGGCGGTGGCGGAGACCTTCACTCCCCCCGGACCACTGGGAACCTCCCGGGGGCCTTCCAGGGTAGCGAACTCGACCTGGATGGCGCCGCCGGACGCGGCCCCTCCCGCCCAGAGCACCTCATAGGGGGCAATGGCATCCAGCATGTCGAAGCCGTCGAACAGAACGATCTGAGCCAGCACGGGAGTTCCTTTCAAAGGAGGGGAGCACTGCGGAATGGACCGGCGTATCGCACGCGCCCAAACCCACCCGTGAGTGGCCAAAATGACAATGTTCGACGGCTTTTGGCCAATCCAAGAAAATGGAATAAATCCAGCGGTTTAAATGCATGGAGTGGCCAGAAGGGGAGGAAATGCCCTTGGCGGAAAACGGGTGGGATGGCAGATTCCCGCCATGCACGTGATGGCCGTCGTGGCCCTGGATGGGGTCGTCCCGTTTGATCTATCGACCCCGTGCGATGTGTTCGGCCGGGTCCGGTTGCCGGGGGGCCATCCCGGGTACCAAGTCCGGGTGTGCGGAGTCACTCCGGAGGTGAACGCCGGGGTGTTCCACCTGCGGACGCGCCACGGCCTGGACGAACTGGCGCGGGCGGACACGATCCTCCTGCCAGGCATCTCGGACCTCGCTGCGCCGGTGCCCGGGGCGCTCGTGGAGGCCGTCCGTGCGGCCGCGGCGGGGGGCACCCGCGTGGCGTCCATCTGCACGGGGGCGTTCCTGCTGGCCGAGACGGGCCTTCTCGACGGGCACCGCGCCACGACGCACTGGCTCGCGGCGGAGGAGCTGGCCCGCCGCCATCCGGCGATCCAGGTGGATCCCAACGTCCTCTATGTCGACAACGGCCAGTTCCTGACCTCGGCGGGCGCCGCGGCGGGGCTGGACCTGTGCCTCCACATGGTGCGGCGCGACTACGGCTCGGCGGTGGCGGCGGACGCGGCCCGGTGCTCGGTGATGCCCCTGGAGCGGGCCGGGGGCCAGTCCCAGTTCATCCAGCACGCGCCGCCCACCCCGGACGGCGCCTCGCTGGAGCCGGTGCTGCGGTGGATGGAGGAGCGCCTCCACGAGCCCCTCACGCTCGAGGACATCGCCCAGCACGCGGCGCTGAGTGTGCGCACCCTCAACCGCCGTTTCCGCGAGCAGACGGGAACGACGCCCCTCCAGTGGATGCTCCGGGCCCGGGTCCGCCGCGCCCAGCACCTGCTCGAAACCTCGGCGCACCCGGTGGAGGCCATCGCCGGAAAGGTGGGCTTCGGCTCCGTGACTGCGTTTCGCGAGCACTTCCACCGGCTGGTGGCCACCAGCCCCCAGTCCTACCGGCGTGCCTTCCGCGCGCCGCAATAATATTCCAGGGTCACGGCAGGAATTAGGTAGTAAACTCGTATTTCTCGTTTTTGTATTTACAGGGCAGGAATGCCGAAGTATGGGGTTGGCAAACAGCCACAAGGGCATTCATGCGTTCTGAAAACATCAAGAAATGGATGACGCGGTCACTCCTGGCGTTGGGTTTGACCATGGGGTGCTCGAACGCGGGAGAGCAGCTGCCTCGCTATGAGGGAGAGATTCAGCTCTTCGCGGTCGACCATGCCGACGGCACGCACCGCATGGGATATGGTTTGCGGACCGCGGATGGACAGAGCTTCGAGCTGTCTTTCGATGGCGAGCCCCAGGTCCAGGCGGGAGACCGCGTGGTGATTCACGGCTACCTGGCCCCCGAGCGCGCCGCCTCCGAGCAGCCCGGCCAGGTGGGCGAGGTGCTCCGCGCCGAGTCCATCGAGGTGCTGCCGGCCCCCGCCTCCAAGGACGGCCTGGCCACGTCGAGCGATGCGCTGGTGGGTGGAACGCCCCGGACGATCCGGGTCGCCGTCCTCCCCCTGGTGTTCCCGGGCTCGACCGCGGGAATTGACAACGCCACGGCCAAGCAACGCCTGGCGACGGTGCGCTCGTACTACCAGGAGATCTCCTATGGCACCTGGATTGTCGAAGGCGATGCCCTCGCGCCGCTGACCCTGGCGCGTCCCGCCAACTGCAACCTGGACACCATCAACAACGCGGCCCGCGCGGCGGCCAAGAGCCAGGGCATCAACCTGGATGTCTATGCCCACGTGGGATTTGTGATTCCCAATAACTCGGGCCTCAGCAACTGCGCGTGTGGTCTGGCGTGGGTGGGCCGTCCCCCCGCGTCGAACTCGCCCTCCATCGGCAATGGCAGTCTTTACACGTGTACGGATGCGAATGCCTTCGCGCACGAGTTTGGCCATGGCTTTGGCCTGAATCATGCCTCCACGGCCCGCTGCGGCACCGGCGTGGCGTACAAGGCGAACCCCTACAGCAGCTGCACGCCGGATGAGTACGGCAACCGCTTCAACACCATGGGCGGCGGCCTGGGGCACATGAATGCCTTCCAGAAGTCCGCCATGAAGTGGCTGGACAAGTGCAACACGCTCCGGGTGAGCAAGAGCGGCACGTTCGAGGTGACCGCCATCCACACGGCGTCCAACGCCACCCAGGCGCTGCAGATCCCCAACGGGGACAACGTGGGCGGCCGGCCGCTCTACTACTGGGTGGAGTACCGCAACCCGGCGCTCGCCACGTTCAACTCGGGCGCCACCGGCGCCGGTGTGCACGTCGGCGTCGCGCAGGACTTCCGCTCCTCGGACGGGGACACCCGCCCGCTGCTGCTGGATCTCGCCCCCGGCTATCCGAACAACCACCAGGATCCCCGGCTCACGGCGGGCCGGACGTTCCAGGACCCCAACGGCATCGCCATCTCGGTGCTGGAGCAGAACAACGAGCGGGCCGTCGTGCAGGTGACCCTGCCCGGTGGCGGCTCCGGAACCAACGTGTGCGCGGACAGCTCGGTGCCGGGCACCACCGCGCCGCAGGCGGGCGGAACCTACCAGCTGACCGCCGCGCACAGCGGCAAGTGCCTGGATGTGTCCAACTCGGGCACGGCGGACGGGAGCAACATCCAGCAGTGGGACTGCAACGGCACCAACGCCCAGGCATTCCGCCTGGAGACCTCGGGCGCCGGCTACCGGCTCGTCAACATCAACAGTGGCAAGTGCGTGGACGTCGCCTCGTCGAGCGCCGCGGATGGAGCCAACATCCAGCTCTATGCGTGCAACGGCACGAACGCCCAGGCCTTCCGCCTGCAGCAGCGGACGGACGGGAAGGGCTACAACCTCGCCAACGTCAACAGCAGCAAGTGCGCCGAGGTGGCGGGCTCGAACACCGGCAGCGGCGCGAACGTCCAGCAGTGGAGCTGCAACAACGGCCTCAACCAGGCCTGGACGTTCTCCACCCGCTGAGTCCGGGACGCGGGGCGGGGGACGCTGGCAGTCCCCCGCTTCCGCACCCTCGGACGGCGCTCCAGGAGGTCCCTGGCTTGCACGGCGGGTGGAGGAGCATGGGCGCACGGCTTGCCCGGGGCTCACAGGGGCCGGACATTGTCCCTGCAACCTCCACACAAGGAGCCAGGACCATGGCCGACAACAAGGGCAATCCGGTGAAGGGAGACGAGCGCACGGACACGGTGTCCGCGAAGGACCTCGAACGGGAGTCGCGGCACCAGCGGCCGGACGAGCCCCGCCGGGATGCCTCCGATGAGGACGTGGGCGAGGACCGCATCCATCAGAAGGGCATCGGGGGACGGGGCGCCCAGGAGGGCACGGTTCCGCGCAGCGCCCCGCCCGTGAGCGACCGGCGCGAGTAGCCCGTTCCTCCGAGGGACGCCGCCTACGTGCGGCGTTCTAGGCCTCCAGCCGGAGGCCGTACTTCTCCATCACCGAGCGGACCTTCGCGAAGTCGGGCGGCCCGCCCGCGTTGATGATCTCGCCGATCTCGCGAAAGTACTGCGGCCCGATGTTGGCGGGCGAGAACACGGTGAGGATCCGGGCGG
This region of Stigmatella aurantiaca genomic DNA includes:
- a CDS encoding Kelch repeat-containing protein, which codes for MRRVSKSFIALMVCAGMFSCGSGREPDGLAGAPLLSAPRKRLPFVQLADGRVLAAGGHDGLRTLSSCELFDPALGTWSATGSLRTARRNHAAAVLADGRVLVVGGSPSQPVGALASTEIYDPATGVWSPAAPLSVPRVDPTVVTLADGRVLVVGGSDVDQRSLRSAEWFDPATGTWHAAETPGWGHGGAQAAVVLADGRVLFVSGLQAELYEPATGHWTKAGPAGGAAGTHRMGHTVTRLGDGRVLVVGGTTSRAAETAELFEPATGQWTLAAAPRTPREGHGALLTGDGDVLVVGGYHFASGTLASAERFEPVSGTWHPVNALQEPRQGAGLLRLPGNAVLVVGGFNDAVETLASSERYVPGGD
- a CDS encoding M24 family metallopeptidase — protein: MRLRSLPLLLAALMVSSACATPGARPAAGEGAPPARPFGTLEAQARRQQAWLRERLEVALPQLMRQHGIELWVVPMREYNEDPVFKALVSATTFAARRRTIYVFHDRGAQLGVSRIALGGNAQGGLYELRRPTQQVEGGGRAVEPWGPDQWQMLKQLLEERQPRTVAINVSRVFAFADGLTHGEYEGMVEALGPEWASRLKPSGGLPVDLLAWRSEDEARFFAEENRLAWDIIQTAFSNEVITPGTTRVREVEWWMVQRLNDLGLATWFHPSVSVQRQGAGEAQLGEDPVIQRGDVLHCDFGITALRLNTDTQHMGYVLREGETQVPEGLKGALARSNRLQDIVVEELRPGRTGNEVLAASLARMRAEGIEGTIYSHPVGLHGHGAGAMVGLWDRQEGVPGNGDHRILPAMWYSIELQATSPVAEWGGQKVRSAQEEDVILGADGQVRWAWKRQTAFHVVR
- a CDS encoding response regulator, producing the protein MGPILIVDDEFGIVEALRDLLADEGYRTVIASNGRQAFDRMETERPALVLLDHMMPVLNGPALLALMQAAPHLRDIPVVMMSASPFSLWKHLPCAAFLPKPFGIAAVLELVHRFAGPPRMH
- a CDS encoding ATPase domain-containing protein, which encodes MTDSSARPAERIPTGIPGLDTVLSGGFRTGRTYMVMGLPGAGKTILANQACFHHATQGGRVLYVTLLAESHTELVSNLNSLSFFDASRLPDAISYLSAFNELEQEGLEGLGTLLRKEIRSQRISLLVLDGLVAAEEMAPSPQALKKFIHGLQVVTQLVGCTALVLTTGGGQGLRAEHTMVDGLLILKQRTVGARTIRELLVRKFRGSPHLLGRHSFEITSRGLEVFPRLETVAEVNAPSAHTGEARCAFGIAGLDTMLAGGLPMGSTTILLGPPGSGKTLLGMHFLAEGARKGDRGHYFAFYDAPRRMLAQTASVGLELAPLIDQGLLEVSFRAPTETLLDKLGAQMLEAIRTRGARRIFLDGYDALTKAAVRQSRVARFLAALVNECRVRGVTLLFTVETASAFGPEVKFPTRGISMMAENILFLRSVELHSELRRFISILKERNSGYDGTVRELLINGQGLTVGSSFEDAQMLMTGMARSPAGVPSRKSPRGRRGA
- a CDS encoding S1 family peptidase, with protein sequence MTRKLHTLSTVTALFAGLATAHGLPATAEAAPTGQTVAAQDVSPSMLSAMQRDLGLSEEQIHRRLAFEATAARVELRLSQELGSTFGGAWLNEDGSQLIVGVTDEASAALVRLAGAEPRRVARSKAQLDRVMDELDRNAANASASSIHTWYVDLPTNSVVVTAADSVMSKFQAENFIARTSGAKDGTIRVVRSAEAPRPLYDTRGGDAYYPGNARCSIGFAVNGGFVTAGHCGGVGTTTSGHNRVAQGTVRGSSFPGNDYGWVQTNGSWASQPWVNNYAGGNDVVSGSSEAGIGASICRSGSTTGKRCGAIQAKNVTVNYSNGPVYGLTQTNVCAEGGDSGGSWLSGNQAQGVTSGGSGNCTSGGTTFFQPLNPILSVYGLSLTTNGGGGGGKGFVSRLNGKCIDVPNSNFSDGVQLQMWDCNGTNAQKFTWVGSTLQIGGKCVDVANASTANGTPIQLVSCNGNRAQDFVLSGAGDLVSYLANKCVDIKDVSSASGAKLHLWDCNGAANQKWDYR